From one Gossypium hirsutum isolate 1008001.06 chromosome D08, Gossypium_hirsutum_v2.1, whole genome shotgun sequence genomic stretch:
- the LOC107900824 gene encoding uncharacterized protein encodes MVDLQTVCCMCGDVGFPDKLFRCNKCHHRFQHSYCSNYYSEFAEPIELCDWCQSEAKNSRQGRSSKKPTTGNESGIINRSEYSGDKIKQQDRDESGDHQKGKSSGTPSPRPTTRRYKLLKDVMC; translated from the exons ATGGTGGATCTTCAAACTGTTTGCTGCATGTGCGGCGATGTTGGTTTTCCTGACAAACTCTTCCGCTGCAACAAATGCCACCACCGCTTTCAACACTC GTATTGCAGTAATTACTACAGCGAGTTCGCTGAACCAATTGAACTGTGTGATTGGTGCCAAAGCGAAGCAAAGAACTCGAGGCAAGGAAGGTCTTCAAAGAAACCAACAACTGGAAACGAGAGTGGAATTATAAACCGATCCGAGTATTCGGGTGACAAAATCAAGCAACAGGATCGAGACGAAAGTGGTGATCATCAGAAAGGAAAGAGCAGTGGGACGCCCTCTCCAAGGCCTACGACACGC